GGTGCCCTTCACCCTGGACGAAGTCTGCGAGCGGGTGCGGGCGCGGCACCGACGCGGCCGCAGCTTCAGCATCGTCGTCGTGTCCGAGGGGGCCAAGATCACCGAGCTGGGGACGCAGATCGTTCAGGAGACGCGGGTGGACGCCTTCGGCCACGTGCGCCTCGGGGGCATCGGGGCCGTCCTGGCCAGAGAGATCGAAGCCCGGACCGGCTACGAGTGCCGGGTCACGGTCCTGGGCCACCTGCAGCGCGGGGGGTCGCCCTCGGTGTTCGATCGGGTCCTGGCCACCCGCTTCGGCGTGGCGGCGGTCCAGCTGATCAAGCAGGAGCGGTTCGGTCACATGGTGGCGCTCCAGGGTAACCGCATCACCGCCGTCCCCCTGGCGGAGGCGCTCACCGGGAGCCACGCCCTGGATCTTGAACTGTACAACATCGCCAACCTGTTCTCGTAAGGCGGAGGAAACGACGATGCCCGCCCTGTCCGCCGGGAAACTTGTGAACCTGCAGCGCCTGACCGACGCGGCCGGCCGGTTCAAGATGCTGGCCATCGACCAGCGCGACTCCCTGCGCAACGCCCTGGCCAAAGCGATCGGCGTCACCCCGAAGGACGTGGCCTACGGGGATCTGGCGGCCACGAAGGCCCTCATCACGGAGGTCCTGGCGCCCTGCTCGACGGCCACGTTGGTGGACCCGGTCTACGGCCTGCCGCAGGCGACGAAACTGATTCCCGGCGACGTGGGGCTGCTGGTGGCGGCGGAGGAGACGGGGTACGATCGGGCCGGCCCCGACGGCCGGCAGCGAAAGTCCCGCTTGGTCACCGGGTGGACGGTGGCCAAGGCGAAGCGGGCGGGCGCCAACGCGGTCAAGTTGCTGATCTACTACAATCCCGACGCCGACGGCGATGTCCTCCGTCACCAGCAGGATCTGGTGCGCCACGTGGGGGCCGACTGCGAGCGCGAGGACCTTCCGTTCCTGCTGGAGGTGGTGACCTATCCCATTGAGGAGCCGTCGGCCGATACCCCGGAGTTCGCCCGCAAGCGGCCGCGCCACACGATCGAGTCGGCGCGGGAGTTCAGTAAAGACGAGTACCGCGTCGACATCCTGAAGCTGGAGTTCCCCGGCGACCTGAAGTACTCGCGCCAGTTCTGCCAGGCGGTCTTCGACGGCAAGGAGCGCCCGGCGCTGTTCACTCTGGACGAGGCCCGGGGGTTCTGTCGGGAGCTCGCCGCCGCAGCCGCCCATCCCTGGGTCATCCTGAGCGGCGGCGTGGACATCAAGGAGTTCCTGGTGAACCTGGAACTGGCCGTGGAGGCCGGCGCCAGCGGCTTCCTCTGCGGCCGGGCCATCTGGAAGGACGCCGTCCCGAAATACCCGGACCTCGCCGCCATGCGCGCATTCCTGCAGACTGAAGGAGTCTACAACTTCGCCCGGGCCAACGCGGCGGCGGAACGGGCGCGGCCCTGGTTCGCCCACCCCCGCTTCGGCGGGTGGGAGGCCGTCGCCCTCGCCGACGGCGACGAGCGCTGGTACCAGCGCTACTTCCCCAACCGCCTGTTCGGATAGGGCTCAAGTCAACTGCTCGACGCGGACCCGCCGCTCCAGCGACCGGGCCACCGCACTCTCGACGGCACCCGGCAGCAGCGTGGTGACATCGGCCGCGGCGGCGGCGACGCCGAGGCGCACCGCCTCCACCAACGACCTCTTCCGGAACAGGCCGACGGCGATCCCGGCGGAGAGGCTGTCGCCCGCGCCGATGGTGTTAACCCGTTCCACCTCCGGGGGAGCGACCAGCCAGGCGGCGTCGCTCTGCACCAGCACGGCCCCCTTTTCCCCCAGGGTCACCACGACCGCCTGGGCTCCGGCGGCGAGAAGCTGACGTCCCGCCCTGGCGACGTCGTGCACCGAGGTGAGCCGGCGCCCCAGACTGTCGGCGAGTTCACGACGGTTGAGCTTGGCCACGCTCGGACCTGCGGCGACGCCGAGGCGGAAGGCCTCCCCCGGAGTGTCGAGGATCACGGGACGCGGCTTCGCCCACCCGATGAGGGAGGCGAAGAACCGCGCCGGCAACCCCGGAGGCTGGCTGCCGTTGAGCACGACTACGGAACTGCGCGGCAGATGGGCCGCGATCCGCCGACGCAGCCTACGGACCGCGACCGCATCGACGGAGGCGCCGCGCTCATTCACCACCGTCTCGCTGCGGCCGGGGTCGATGATCAGGGTGCACAGCCGTCCGGGGCCCTCGATGCGCACCGCGTCCAGGGACAGCCCGGCCTCCCGCGCCCCCCGCACGATCGGTCCCGCCGCCTCGCCGGCGACGAACCCCGTGACCAGCGCGGGGACCCCAAGCGCCCGCGCGGCGCGGGCGACGTTGAGCCCCTTGCCGCTGGCCAGGGGAATCGCTTCCGCCGCCCGGTGCACCGCGCCGACGGCAAATCCCGGCACGACCAGCACGCGGTCGTAGCACAGGTTCGGACAGACGCACAGGATCACGGCGGAACCAGCACCAGGCCGGCCGCGCCCATCAGCCCCGCGTCGCGTTCCAGCGCTCCCCGCTCCACCGCCGGCGGGGTCTGGCCGGTCAACCCGGCGGTCCGAACGGCCTGCCGGACGGATTCGACCAGGGGAGAGGCGGCGGAGAACAGTCCGCCGCCCAGCACCAGCCGCTCGGGATCCGTCAGACGCACCAGCAGCACCGCCGCCCGCCCCAGGAACTCTCCGGCCTCGCGGATCACCTCGACGGCCCACAAGTCGCCGGACGCGGCGGCGGCAAAGACCTGCTCCGCGGTCAGGATCTCTTTGGATCCCACCCGGCGGGCCGCGCGCTGCGCAATCCCCCACCCGCCGGCCACCGTTTCCAGGCACCCCCGCCCCCCGCAGCGGCAGGGCTCGCCGTCGGGAACGACGGGGACGTGACCGAGTTCTCCGGATGCGCCTTTCGACCCGCGGTAGAGCCGCCCCCCGCAGATGAACGCGGCGGCGATCCCGGTGCCGGCGCTCAGGTAGACCATCTCTTGCGCCCCGCGCCCCGCGCCCCAGTGGAACTCCCCCCAGGCGGCGGCCCGGACGTCGTTCTCCACCAGGACCGGACACGGCACAACCTCCTGGACGATGGTCCTCACCGGGAAATCGCGCAGGTCCAGGTTGGCCGAGTAGCGGACGACTCCCGCCTGCGCATCCACCAGCCCCGGGACGGCCAGCCCGACGCCCACTGGCTCCGCTCCTTTCTGGCGCATCCCGGCAAAGACCTCGGCGACCGCCCGACGGAGCCGATCGGCGATCAGGGCGTTGCCGCGGTCGTCCCCTACCGGTTGCACCGTCTGCCGGACGATCGCGGGGGCGGCACTGACGGCGGCGACGCGGAGCAGCGTCCCGCCCAGATCGACGGCGATGACCGCCTCCATGGGCCGTCTACCTCGTCGTGGTCACCGTGATCAGCCCGCGGGTGATGTAGCGGCGGAAGGCCATGGCGAAGGCCACCGGGGGCAGCATCGTCAGCACCACGGTCACCGCCACCACGCCGAAACTGACGTCCGGATTGATGGCGGTATTGGCCACGATCACGGGGATCGTCTGCGACCGGATCGTCGAGGTGACGAAGAGCGCAAAGGGAAAGTCGTTGTAGGAGAACATGAAGCTGAAGGCGGTGGCCGCGGCCAGGGCCGGCGCCGTCACCGGCACCACGATTCGCACCAGGGCCTGGAGGCGTGTGCAGCCGTCGACGAAGGCGGCCTCTTCCAGGTCCGGCGGCACCCGCCGGAAGTAGACGGTCAGGAACCACACCGTGAAGGGCAGCGTGAACACCGTGTGAATCAGGATCAGGGCGGCGTAGCGGTCCAGCAGGCCGAGGCGGTTCACGATCAGGTAATAGGGGATGGCCACGGCCATGGGCGGCAGCAGCCGGCTGGCCAGGATGAAGGAGTACAGCGGCCCGGCTCCGGGGAAGCGCAGCCGGGAGAAGGTGTAGGCGGCGAGGGTGCCGAGGACCAGATTGGCCAATGCCACGCTGACCGCCACGATGGTGCTGTTCCGCAGCGCCGGCAGCGCGTCGCGGGCCTTCTCCGAGATGCGCCCCCGGGCGATCCCGGTCTCCTCGTAGCCGGCGGGGAAGCGGCCGGTGAAGACGAACCGGTAGTTGTCCACCGTGAGCACCCGCGGGATCCAGCGGGGGGGGACGCGGAACAGTTCCTTTTCCGGCTGGATGCTGCTCAGGGCCACCCAGGCGAAGGGGGCCAGGATATAGGCGGCCAGCGCCAGGCTGAGGACCACGGGGAGACCGGACCGCAGGACACGCCGCCCGCTCATGTCGCGTAGATCTCCTCGCTGCGCAGCAGACGCAGGTACAGCGCGATGAGTGCCACCAGGGCCAGCGCCAGCAGCACGGCCAGCGCGGCGCCCTGCCCGAAGTTGAAGGCGACGAACATGCTGTTGTAGAGGTAGTAGGAGATCAGCGACGTGGCGCCCGCCGGGCCGCCTCCGGTCATCACGTAGAGCAGGTCGAAGGTGACGATCCCCACCATCGTCTCGTAGACCAGGACGATCAACGTCGTGGGCAGGACCAGGGGAACGGTGATGCGGCGCAGCGCGGCCAGGGCTCCGGCCCCGTCCACCCGCGCCGCATCGTAGAGCTCCTCGGGAATGGCCTGCAGCGCCGCCAGGTAGAGGATCGAGGTGAGGGGCACCTCCTTCCAGATGTGGGCAAAGAGCACGCAGGCCAGGGCCGACCGGGGGCGCGACAGCCAGGGCAGATAGGAGTCGATCAGGCCGAGGGAGTACAGCGCGCCGTTGAAGGCACCGTAGCTGCTGTTGAAGATCCAGGCCCAGATGATCCCGCTGATCACGGTGGGGATGGCCCAGGGCAGCAAGATGACCACATTCAGCAGGGGGGCGAGCGGCGTCCGGGCGTTGAGCAGATGGGCGACGGCGAAGCCGAGGAGCGTGGCCAGGGGCACGGCCCAGGCGACGAAGGTCAGGGTGTGCTGCCAGCTGGCGACGAAGAACTCGCTGCGCACGACATCCAGGTAGTTCTTCAGGCCGACGAAGGGCTGGCTCCACGGTCGATACAGCACCACCTCGCGCAGGCTGGTGAGCAGGGCAAAGGCGAAGGGGTAGAGGGTGAACAGCGCGACGATCAGCACCACCGGGAGCACGGTGGCGTACGCGTAGCGGGTTTCGCGGTACTGTCGCCGAGGTGGCACCGACGTCCGCATGCTCACCAGGTCCGCGGCTTCACACGGAAGGGGGACGGCGCCCCGCCGTCCCCCTTCGCCTCCCCGGCACCGGTCCCTACTTCTTCATCTCCCGCCACTTGGCGGCCGAGGCCTTCAACGCCTCCAGGGCGCTCTTCTGGCCCAGCAGCGCCTTGTTCATTTCCTTCTGGAACTCCAGGCTCCAGGAGCCCCAGAACGGTGTGAGGGCCTCCTTAGCCCGCGCCAGTTTGGCCTGCTGCTCCTCCAGGGTCACGTTCCCCCACTTGTTGATGGCGGCGCGGATCTGCGGATCCTTGTAGAGGGGCAGTTGGGCGAAGCCGAGCCCTTTGTCCAGGGCCCAGCGCTTGACGACCACGAACTCGTTCCCGGTGCGCCCGCCAAAGTACTCCAGGAACTTCCAGGCCGCCTCGCGCACCGCCGGGCCGCGGTCGGCGGCCATCTTGGTCATGGCGTAGAAGCGGACGAAGCCCACGGTCCCGTGGCTCTCGCCCGGCATCAGGGCGAACTTGAACTTCCCGGCCTGAGCGTGGGCCCCCGGGGTGTTCAGGTCGGCCAGGTTGTACTTGGGCAGGACGGCGAAGGCCACCTGGCCGGCGCCCATGGCTTTGACCAGGGGAATCTCCGTGGTCTCCAGGGAGGCCGGGTTGATGATCTTGTGCTTGCGCATGCCGTCCACGAGCCACTGCGCCACCTTGTGCGCGGCGGAGCCCTCACGGTCGTAGATGGGGTTCAGATTGGTGTCGAACATGCGGTAGTCCTTGTACGAGTACACCATGGAGAGGAAGACCTCGATGTACCAGGGGGTGATGTCCTGGAACTGGAACATGATGGGATACTCGACGATCTTCTTCTCCTTCATGGCCAGGGCCATCTTGGTCACGTCGTCCCAGGTGGCCGGCGGGGCGGAGAAGCCCGCGCGCTTCAACATCTCCTCGTTGTAGATGAAGATGATCGTGTCGGCGTAATAGGGCAGACCGTACAGCTTGCCCTTGTAGGTCATGCCCTCGATGGCGTAGGGCGCGAAGTCGGGCTTGTAGGCGTTGACCTGCGGGAAGTAGTCTTCCAGAGGCACGATCCAGTTGGCGGCGGCCCACTGCTGCAGCCAGTGGTCGGAGGAGTAGGCCAGGTCGGTCGGGGTCTTGCCGACGAACCGGGCCGTCATCACGTCCACGTACTTCTCCCAGGCGAAGTCCTGCAACGCGACCTTGATCCCGGGGTTGGCCGCCTCGAACTTCTTGATGTTGTCCAGGATCACGTCGGTGCTGTAGGACCAGACGGTGAAGGTAAGCTGCACGGGTGCGGCCCCGAACGCCGCGCTCCCCGTCAGGATCACGGTCAGGAGAAACGCCAGTACCGCAATACGACGACTGCCCATCTACGCTGCCACCCCCTATCTCGGCGGAGTTCCGTGCCGCCCGGCCAGCCACAGCGTCGCCTGGCGCCAGAACTGGTGGTAGCCGGGCCACTTCATGAAATTGACACCCCAGTGCGGTGTCGTGTCGGAGGCGAAGACCATCGTCCGCCCGCGGCCGTAGTCGCGCACGGCGATGAGGGGATCTTCGGGCGCCTGCGGCCCGGCGCGTACCGTGGCCAGCACCCTGGCTTCGGGCCGTGCCGCAGCCCGGTTGTAGCCCAGCAGCGGGGGGAAGGCGTCCCAGTCGATCCCGGCCATCACGGGATGCGTGCGGTCCCGGACCGTGATGAGGGCCCCCTGAGGCGTCTCCACACGGTCGTCGGTGGCCTGGAAGACCACGGGCAGCGCCTCCTCCACCGGCGTCCCGTGCCACACGCCGTGCCCGAAGCGTCCCTGGAAGGACAGCCAGCCGCCCACCATCAACAACCCGCCGCCCTCTTCGACGAACTGGCGGATGAGTTCGAGGCGGTTGGGCAGCACGATGGTCCGGGGGGACGTCCAGGCCTCGGGCGTGTAGAACTCCGGATAGAAGTAGAAGATGTCGGCTTCGACCTCTTCGATCACGACGACGTCGAACTTCTTC
The nucleotide sequence above comes from Armatimonadota bacterium. Encoded proteins:
- a CDS encoding carbohydrate ABC transporter permease → MSGRRVLRSGLPVVLSLALAAYILAPFAWVALSSIQPEKELFRVPPRWIPRVLTVDNYRFVFTGRFPAGYEETGIARGRISEKARDALPALRNSTIVAVSVALANLVLGTLAAYTFSRLRFPGAGPLYSFILASRLLPPMAVAIPYYLIVNRLGLLDRYAALILIHTVFTLPFTVWFLTVYFRRVPPDLEEAAFVDGCTRLQALVRIVVPVTAPALAAATAFSFMFSYNDFPFALFVTSTIRSQTIPVIVANTAINPDVSFGVVAVTVVLTMLPPVAFAMAFRRYITRGLITVTTTR
- a CDS encoding sugar ABC transporter permease, whose amino-acid sequence is MPPRRQYRETRYAYATVLPVVLIVALFTLYPFAFALLTSLREVVLYRPWSQPFVGLKNYLDVVRSEFFVASWQHTLTFVAWAVPLATLLGFAVAHLLNARTPLAPLLNVVILLPWAIPTVISGIIWAWIFNSSYGAFNGALYSLGLIDSYLPWLSRPRSALACVLFAHIWKEVPLTSILYLAALQAIPEELYDAARVDGAGALAALRRITVPLVLPTTLIVLVYETMVGIVTFDLLYVMTGGGPAGATSLISYYLYNSMFVAFNFGQGAALAVLLALALVALIALYLRLLRSEEIYAT
- a CDS encoding glutamine amidotransferase — encoded protein: MTKVLYAGGAGAMFGPLFALSPFALEVKGLQFHNWAKAFIEGLERGGEIQVTQQPSWEVYSSFPRELAELKKFDVVVIEEVEADIFYFYPEFYTPEAWTSPRTIVLPNRLELIRQFVEEGGGLLMVGGWLSFQGRFGHGVWHGTPVEEALPVVFQATDDRVETPQGALITVRDRTHPVMAGIDWDAFPPLLGYNRAAARPEARVLATVRAGPQAPEDPLIAVRDYGRGRTMVFASDTTPHWGVNFMKWPGYHQFWRQATLWLAGRHGTPPR
- a CDS encoding ROK family protein, whose amino-acid sequence is MEAVIAVDLGGTLLRVAAVSAAPAIVRQTVQPVGDDRGNALIADRLRRAVAEVFAGMRQKGAEPVGVGLAVPGLVDAQAGVVRYSANLDLRDFPVRTIVQEVVPCPVLVENDVRAAAWGEFHWGAGRGAQEMVYLSAGTGIAAAFICGGRLYRGSKGASGELGHVPVVPDGEPCRCGGRGCLETVAGGWGIAQRAARRVGSKEILTAEQVFAAAASGDLWAVEVIREAGEFLGRAAVLLVRLTDPERLVLGGGLFSAASPLVESVRQAVRTAGLTGQTPPAVERGALERDAGLMGAAGLVLVPP
- a CDS encoding tagatose 1,6-diphosphate aldolase: MPALSAGKLVNLQRLTDAAGRFKMLAIDQRDSLRNALAKAIGVTPKDVAYGDLAATKALITEVLAPCSTATLVDPVYGLPQATKLIPGDVGLLVAAEETGYDRAGPDGRQRKSRLVTGWTVAKAKRAGANAVKLLIYYNPDADGDVLRHQQDLVRHVGADCEREDLPFLLEVVTYPIEEPSADTPEFARKRPRHTIESAREFSKDEYRVDILKLEFPGDLKYSRQFCQAVFDGKERPALFTLDEARGFCRELAAAAAHPWVILSGGVDIKEFLVNLELAVEAGASGFLCGRAIWKDAVPKYPDLAAMRAFLQTEGVYNFARANAAAERARPWFAHPRFGGWEAVALADGDERWYQRYFPNRLFG
- a CDS encoding sugar ABC transporter substrate-binding protein; this encodes MGSRRIAVLAFLLTVILTGSAAFGAAPVQLTFTVWSYSTDVILDNIKKFEAANPGIKVALQDFAWEKYVDVMTARFVGKTPTDLAYSSDHWLQQWAAANWIVPLEDYFPQVNAYKPDFAPYAIEGMTYKGKLYGLPYYADTIIFIYNEEMLKRAGFSAPPATWDDVTKMALAMKEKKIVEYPIMFQFQDITPWYIEVFLSMVYSYKDYRMFDTNLNPIYDREGSAAHKVAQWLVDGMRKHKIINPASLETTEIPLVKAMGAGQVAFAVLPKYNLADLNTPGAHAQAGKFKFALMPGESHGTVGFVRFYAMTKMAADRGPAVREAAWKFLEYFGGRTGNEFVVVKRWALDKGLGFAQLPLYKDPQIRAAINKWGNVTLEEQQAKLARAKEALTPFWGSWSLEFQKEMNKALLGQKSALEALKASAAKWREMKK
- a CDS encoding hexose kinase; this translates as MILCVCPNLCYDRVLVVPGFAVGAVHRAAEAIPLASGKGLNVARAARALGVPALVTGFVAGEAAGPIVRGAREAGLSLDAVRIEGPGRLCTLIIDPGRSETVVNERGASVDAVAVRRLRRRIAAHLPRSSVVVLNGSQPPGLPARFFASLIGWAKPRPVILDTPGEAFRLGVAAGPSVAKLNRRELADSLGRRLTSVHDVARAGRQLLAAGAQAVVVTLGEKGAVLVQSDAAWLVAPPEVERVNTIGAGDSLSAGIAVGLFRKRSLVEAVRLGVAAAAADVTTLLPGAVESAVARSLERRVRVEQLT